GTTGATGACTTCATGATTTATTGGTAGCttattgtttagggtttttttcttttctttttttactttaccGCATGAGATATGACACACCTAATCAAActtgattattaaaataaataatttaaacttaaaaaaatataaatcaaatctaattcaactcaaaaccatttaaacccaaattcattccaacaactaacttaaaattattgaatttgaatcTATAATTTCTTGCCTAGAAAAAtctaaatgattttaatattgaatCGAACAGatgatattcaaatttatctaaCCAGATTAGATTTCAGGTAGTCTTTATATACATGTCATGttgttggaaaatcaaagtcaaaatgcaaaatgcaGTGCCTTCACCATCCCGGAGCAGCCATGTAGCCAACTGTCacattgattattttatcaGTCACTTTCCATCCCATTCATTCATTGTGTACCAACTCTTCTTTCTTGTAGactaatataaaagaaatattatatttactatGAGTCCCTTTGCTTTGcaaaaattttggatttagtccctataaaAGAAAGgacaaaactttaattaaaacaaaaattatgcaTCTCTCCACGGTTTCCATTAACCTGTTGCTGTTAGTAATGGCACCCTACTTTTCTCTATCACGACTGTCCTAACACCACCACTTTCTCGAggcttttttataaaattaacttcaaaaatttaattaattatataaatgacctatttttttaattaaacacgTAAATGACTTAAAATCTATAGTAAAAGTTGATGGAGCCAAAGAGTTTGGTGCTACCAACATGCCATGTCAGCAActaagataaaaaaatcaattttttagtaGAGCCATGTAAAATGACGTTATTTgtataaatatcaagaaaataaaataatttctaaaaaatataggaactttaaaaattttccctttCTCAGTGGAGCCAAATAAATTCGCGCCACCCAATTACTAAGTGTTGCCctccctttttccttttaaaattttaaatatattaagaaatttttctcttttttttacctattaaaaatatattaaaatttttaaattggttatatttaaaatattttaatatgtttaaaattttaatatattttaatatattaagtatattaaaaattaaaattggttatactcaacattttctttaacatatttaaaattttaatatatttaaaaaatttaagtttttgaaattttaaatatattaaactatcTTTTATTCCTAACCCAAATAATAGtagttaaatatgttttgttaaatgCAATTATTAAtcttatattatgtgtacaattGTAGATTTGGTGTATATTCTTCAATTGTatcattctaaattttatacttttaaactttgaaatttcaatcttaacccaaatataactttatttttagtgagtaatatatggaaataataaaatgttatggTATTACACAATATGTTTGACTcctcaaattttggaaatagttAACAGTTCAagactaaaatgatcaaattaaagtaaaaaaattaaattcataattttcacaaagtacaaggactaatagcagaatttaccaaaaaaattaatgaacttgactcaaaattttcatagtAAGGATCAAAGAAGCTTTTGCAATGGAAGAAAAATCACCCATATCATAATTTCAAGACAAGAACCCAGATTTCTATGGTTGATCTCTCTTGTCTTATGATCCAAGATAAAGAAAGGAGATTactttaattagaataaaaattatgCAAATCTCCACAGTTTCCATAAACCTGTTGCTGTTAGTAATAGTACTTTCCTTGCTTAGCCCTGCAATTGAAGCTCAGCAGCCTACTTATCTGTACCACGATTGTCCAAACACCACCACTTTCACCGTAAACAGCACTTACCAAGCCAACCGCAATACCGTCTTATCATCGCTGTCGTCTAATAGCACCCGTGGTGATGGTTTCTACAACACAACCGCAGGTAGGAGCCCTGACATGGTATACGGTCTTTTCCTTTGCCGTGGGGATCTTTCTACCAGCGTCTGCCAAGCGTGTGTCACCTTTGCCACCACCGATATTTCTCAACGTTGTCCCAACGAAACAATGGCGGTGGTTTGGTACGACGAGTGCCTCCTACGGTACTCGAATGGAAATATCTTTTCCGTTGTGGCAGGAGGACATACATTTATATTGCGTAGCAGTCAGAATGTGACCGATAACCAAGACCTTTTCAACCAGCAAGTCTTAGCTATGATGAACGATACAGCAAACCAAGCAGCAAACACACCAGAAGGTGCTAAAAAATTTGCGACTAGAGAGGAAGATGTTAATTTTTCATCAACTTTTGAAGCACTGTATACCCTTGGTCAGTGTACTCCGGACTTGATAAGCATGGATTGCAATAGATGTCTGCGAATGGTAATATCAACTCTTCCAACTGGATGGCTAGGCGCAAGAGTGTTGAATCCTAGCTGTAACGTTAGATATGAAACTTACCTGTTCTATAATCAAACAGGCGTTGCATCTCCACCTTCTCCTCCAGCTCCAGGAGGGAATGGCCGAAGATCATGGCCAATAATTGTTGCCATTGTTGTTCCAATTACTGTTTCCATTTTGCTTTTATTACTGATGTGTTGGCTGTTAAAGAGAAGAGCAAAGAAGAAGTACGACACTAATGGTAATGGACATGGTTAAATTTGTGTTCCTTTGAGCGATACCATATTTATTTCCTTGTCTTTCACAAAAAGAAATTGACAGTCTTTGCTATTTGGTTGGGCTGTGCAGTAGGGTATGACATAACCACCATAGACTCCTTGCAGTATGATTATTCCACAATTGAAGCTGCAACAGACAAGTTTTCAGATGCTAACAAGCTAGGCGAAGGCGGTTTTGGTGAGGTTTATAAGGTATTGTTACTTCCTCTTGATTCTGACCCGAACCAGAAAACTCGATTTCATAAACCAGATTCTAAACGCGACCCAACACAATTTGATCATAAAAAGTAAAGGGAAGGATGCAAATCCATAGTAACCTGACCCGAAAAACCAAGTAATTGATCTAAATATGCATTTAATGATCGgttattaatttgtatatgcTCAGGGTATCCTTTCTAACCAACAAGAAATAGCTGTTAAGAAATTATCAAGAGGTTCAGGACAAGGTGATGAGGAATTTAAAAACGAGGTCGTATTGGTAGCCAAGCTTCAACACAGATCTCTAGTCAGACTATTGGGCTTTTGCTTGGAAAGAGAAGAAAGGATACTAGTTTATGAATATGCTCCCAACAAGAGCCTTGactattttgtttttggtatttttctcATACTTTGCAATGATCCTCTAGagaatttgaattgatttgttaaCACAATTGCTTGTTTTGTTTAGATCCTGCAAAACAAGGACAATTGGATTGGTTGAGACGACACAAGATAATCGAAGGGATTGCACGTGGAATTCTTTATCTTCACGAGGATTCCCGGCTTAGAATCATCCACCGTGATCTCAAGGCCAGCAATATATTATTAGATGGAGACATGAACCCCAAGATTTCGGATTTCGGCATGGCAAGGATTTTCGGGGTTGATCAAACTCAAGGAACAACAAGAAAAGTTGTTGGCACCTAGTAAGTTTTACCTTTGTTCATAAGCAATTCAACTATTGGATGGCCTAACACCTCCATTACACTGACATTGTTACCGGTTCAACAGTGGCTATATGTCTCCGGAATATGCAATGCAGGGACAATTTTCGGTTAAATCAGATGCATACAGTTTCGGGGTTTTAGTTCTAGAAATCGTAAGTGGCCAAAGGAACAGTGATTTCTACGAAACAGAAGGAGCTCAGGACCTCATTAGCTATGTGAGTAAAATGCTTTTGGCCTAGTTTGTTCAAATATCCTTTATTAAGAACTTATAGAACCTTTGATGAACCAATGCAGGCATGGAAGCTATGGAAGGATGGGAGATCCCTGGAATTGTTGGACCCTGTTCTAAGAGATAATTACTCGAGAAATGAAGTCATTAGATGCATCCAGCTCGGGTTATTATGCGTTCAAGAAGATCCAGCTGACCGGCCAACAATGGCCACCGTTGTTCTCTTGCTCCACAGTTACTCTGCCACACTACAAGTGCCTAAACAACCAGCATTTGTGCTTCAGAGTAGAACAGATGGGAGGATGCCAGACAAGGGTCTTGAATCTGATCAATCTACTAGTCGATCAATGCCATCGTCTAACAATGAGGCATCTATCACGGAATTATACCCTCGGTAATGTGAGTTATTAGATGCATCATCATGGTCTTCAACCTGAAGGTAGATAGCTATCTGCCAATGTTGATTAAGCTTTTGTTCCGCCTGTTTATGAATTATTGTTGTAGTTATTTACTTCCAAAAACCTTGATATTCCGTCTTATTCTGGTTTTTTGGATTAATCCATAAGAGGTGCTAAACTATTACTCGGATTTTAAATTGTCATTAACCTTCAAATCATTTTAGtgttattatcatttatttaatctaatcaTTAACTTGAATATTAAATATCACTTcagatataatataaaatttattaaaaataaattcatcaaattttaacattgatTAAAATGGGGTTAGACACTTCTATTGGATTCCATGATCATAGCAGCCCGTCGAAAGACGTACTCAATTTACTCCAATGATGATGGGAGGCTCACTtgtatataattagggctcttttataaaattaactcaaaaaatttaattaattacataaattacccatattttttattaaacatgtaaatgaCCTAAAATCTACAGTGAAAGTTAGTGGAGCCAAAGAGTTTGACGCCACTAACATGCCACATCAGCAAtctggataaaaaaattaattttttggtggAGCCATGTAGAATGGCATCACCTGTATAAATATcaggaaaatattataatttctaaaaaaatgaggactttagaaaaaatttctattttctgGTGGAGCCATTGGCCTTTtcaatgtgatttttttaagttttctaaaattttaaatatattaaaaatgttcaagtataattaattttaaaattttaaaattttaaaatacataatatatattttaatagttaaagaCAAAAAGgttttcttaatatatttaaaattttaaaaacttaaaaaattaaatatattaaaattgttaaatatatccaattttaatatatttaatatattttaaaaaattaaatatattaaaaaatgttaagtataaccaattttaaaattttaatatattcaatatactttttaaaatgtatgttaaaattttaatatatttagtatatttttaacaaacttaaaaatttaaatatattaaaattttaaatatgtaaagaaaatgttgagtataaccaattttaaattttaatatacttaatatattaaaatatattaaaattttaaacatattaaaaaatttaagtataataccaattttaaaattttaaaatattttttaataggtaaagataaaaaaaaaattttcttaatatatttaaaattttaaaaggaaaaaggggCGGGCAACACTTAGGCAATGGGTGGCTCCACCAAAAAagggaatttttttaaagtccctcaattttttagaaattacaATATTTCTCTGGTAGTTATATAGGTGACGTCATTCTACATGgttccaccaaaattttaatttttttatcttagttgctgacgtggcatgttgGTGGTGTCAAACTCTTTGGCTCCACCAACTTTCACTGTAAATTTTAGGtcatttacatgtttaattaaaaaatggatcatttatataattaattaaaattttgagttaattttataaaaaaaagccTATAATTAGACACTTTATTCCTTCATATGTAAAGACAAATCTAAAATAGCATTTAAGCtcaattttatgattaattttgacaAGAAAATCCAATCATATGCtactaatgttttaaaattggaaggcagttaaaatctaaactataaaattaacttcacttttttcttttacttgttATACATATCACTAATAAAGATATTCCGTACACTTTACTTAAAATTAAGTCCACGCTAAGCTCAACCACTCTCTAAATTGACAATTGTCACTCACTACTAACATGCCTTACAACCTATCACGTCAAGTCACATAACTAATTTAACAAGACAGTCACTTTGAATGATAAATCCATCAATTAAAGGAGGACATGTGGCACATAAATGTTCCCCTTCACACTCCTCGGGGTTGGGGGATTCTTTCTTCTACCTCTCTTTTTTAGTCAAATTTCATTGAAGTTTCTCACAATCTTTCCTCTCTTAACTCAATCACTTCGCCGAATAAACTATCTTTAATCACCTCATCACATTTTTTATCAACAACTATTAAAtcgtttttagtttttaaatcatgAATTTCCAAGgtttattagtaaaataaagttTACATTTTTCCCCCCCGAAAATTAAAGCTACATGAATCAATTCATCATGAACCTGAAATTGTAACTACCAACAGTATTCCTAGGACATGTTTTATGTTCTAATGTTCTTGCCTTCTGATATAAACTAAGAACAAAAACAGCTGTCCGCCCACTTTTCTGGAAACAGCTTATAAATAATGAAGAGCAATCATCAGATAAGCATTAGCCATCTTATCTGGCCCTATCCTCTAACCCTACCCAAATATTAATCGACTAGACACCATAGAAGTCGAGATAAAAATGATTCTATGCGtcgtatttgttttctttttatataatcttAATTGTTTTTGCTGTTTGAGAACAATTTTGTCGGAAACATGGATGGTATTccgataaataattttaagattcaAACTCAATCTCATTTCTTCTAACCACCTAAATAcgtaattattgttaaaattcagcttaatttaaaatgtaGATTTTAAATTCTATTAGAATCTACtcatatttgtatttaaataagttttttaattttgataaaaataatatttgcttTGCGTTTAATGTTACTAATTTTAgatcatttttctttcattagtaaaatgttaaaataaatttatcttttaatatttatgcatattaaatttttggtttaatataatatttggtacataaatttgacatgtttTCTTAATATGGTATCTAAACTTTTTGGGTCTAGTTTGGTAATGAACTTGGCACTTTTTTCctatttggtacctaaacttgttAAATGATATACAACTATACAAGTTACCCCAAAAACCTCagttaaaaaattcatgttatgCTACAATAATTTAAATCGGTATTAGAAAAATTCATGTTAACAAGTTATGCATTGACCTATACTTAACGacttaatatttaataagaaaacaagagttctaaaacccaaaataaaataaaatcattattttaaattaataaaatgaaataaataaattgaactaaaagtAATTGAgcatttaaaatgcaaaaagataTACCATGTCATTTGCCACATATCAATTGTACATTGATTATTTTGGTAcctcataaaaattaatattgttagtATATTGAAGTAatttgtataacatttaataagtTCATGTACcaaattggacaaaaaattaagtaccaatttaaaaaaaaagtgtcaagttcaagtaccaaagaGGATAATGACTgaactaagattttaaattgaaaaataagaagattgaattttaactgattaaatatcaaaatttgtcaaaatacTGGACTAACAAcacattttaacttatatatatatatatatatatatgtgcgtAAAACATGTCCATCCCCATAAgctttttcttcaaatttcgTGCGTTGATTTCTTTTCAAGACCCAAATTCAAACATTGAATGATAATGAATCAATCTAAGACAAAGATATCATATCACTAAGAgttgtatttttcattttattttcataagaaaaaaatcatgTGATGGTTTGATATTGTTATACCTTCAAACTCTGGTATTctcttttttctatttagtCATTATTTCAACTTTGTGTATATCCTTTATTAATTGAAACAGCAACAGACCAAAAGCCTGTCTGGTTGTCACTGCATCTggttttttgttctttttttttttagtttcattttaaaGTATGTTCAAGTTTTCTGCCATTACAGT
This genomic window from Gossypium raimondii isolate GPD5lz chromosome 10, ASM2569854v1, whole genome shotgun sequence contains:
- the LOC105776351 gene encoding cysteine-rich receptor-like protein kinase 10 isoform X1, which gives rise to MQISTVSINLLLLVIVLSLLSPAIEAQQPTYLYHDCPNTTTFTVNSTYQANRNTVLSSLSSNSTRGDGFYNTTAGRSPDMVYGLFLCRGDLSTSVCQACVTFATTDISQRCPNETMAVVWYDECLLRYSNGNIFSVVAGGHTFILRSSQNVTDNQDLFNQQVLAMMNDTANQAANTPEGAKKFATREEDVNFSSTFEALYTLGQCTPDLISMDCNRCLRMVISTLPTGWLGARVLNPSCNVRYETYLFYNQTGVASPPSPPAPGGNGRRSWPIIVAIVVPITVSILLLLLMCWLLKRRAKKKYDTNVGYDITTIDSLQYDYSTIEAATDKFSDANKLGEGGFGEVYKGILSNQQEIAVKKLSRGSGQGDEEFKNEVVLVAKLQHRSLVRLLGFCLEREERILVYEYAPNKSLDYFVFDPAKQGQLDWLRRHKIIEGIARGILYLHEDSRLRIIHRDLKASNILLDGDMNPKISDFGMARIFGVDQTQGTTRKVVGTYGYMSPEYAMQGQFSVKSDAYSFGVLVLEIVSGQRNSDFYETEGAQDLISYAWKLWKDGRSLELLDPVLRDNYSRNEVIRCIQLGLLCVQEDPADRPTMATVVLLLHSYSATLQVPKQPAFVLQSRTDGRMPDKGLESDQSTSRSMPSSNNEASITELYPR
- the LOC105776351 gene encoding cysteine-rich receptor-like protein kinase 10 isoform X2 — translated: MSANGVASPPSPPAPGGNGRRSWPIIVAIVVPITVSILLLLLMCWLLKRRAKKKYDTNVGYDITTIDSLQYDYSTIEAATDKFSDANKLGEGGFGEVYKGILSNQQEIAVKKLSRGSGQGDEEFKNEVVLVAKLQHRSLVRLLGFCLEREERILVYEYAPNKSLDYFVFDPAKQGQLDWLRRHKIIEGIARGILYLHEDSRLRIIHRDLKASNILLDGDMNPKISDFGMARIFGVDQTQGTTRKVVGTYGYMSPEYAMQGQFSVKSDAYSFGVLVLEIVSGQRNSDFYETEGAQDLISYAWKLWKDGRSLELLDPVLRDNYSRNEVIRCIQLGLLCVQEDPADRPTMATVVLLLHSYSATLQVPKQPAFVLQSRTDGRMPDKGLESDQSTSRSMPSSNNEASITELYPR